A region of the Channa argus isolate prfri chromosome 14, Channa argus male v1.0, whole genome shotgun sequence genome:
TGACAAGATTGAGGCTTGTATATCCGACCACCTATCGAAGATCCAGTCAAAAAATCTAGCTTTGGCAGAATAGAGCTACAAATCTTATATCTTGTGCTATGCATTGCTCTGTGAGCAATTGCAAATGGTTTGGAATGCTTCAGGTGTGGAGCATATCCTTGTCTATTTATTATTCTTGTGATGTGTTTGATAGAACAGGAGAAGAATTTTAAATGACACTGACATTCTGTACATCTGGGGTACAGTGTTCAGGTAACTACAGACACTCTGTAAAGGAATTGGAGGTGCTATGAATTGTGGCATATTATGCAAATCCCCTTTAAACCATCCAAAACTAGCAATTAGTGCAACAGCCAAATTTGTCAAATTCTCTGTGATGTCAGTAAAATTACATCACCCAGTGTCTCACAAACAACAGtaacatagaaaaaaaacatgttattttgttttcctcattgtGATGTCCTAACTACTGTGTTCCATATGGCTAAGGGCATGTGGACACTTGAACCTACAGCTATTTTAgttgatttgaataaaaaaataatgagaatCATTTGCTATGCTAACAGGCTCCACTTTCTTTGGGGGGGAGGGCAATAACCCATTAAAAGGTCTTGTACTGATGGTGGTGGATAAGGTTTGGCTCATAGTCTGTGTAACAGTCAACCCCAAAGGTAGTGGATGGGGTTGAGGTTTTCAATACGCAATTTAAAGAAGATGATTCATGAACTTCAtgtcaaaataataatgtaagaTAATGGCCAACATTCTTAAACTGCATTCTTTTGTCCTTCAgttgtgatttcatttttttgacaTCTTAAAAACACAAGGATTAATCAAGAACTCATGCTTAAGCTGGTGACTACATATATGGGCCATATAtagtatatgtatttattattcagCCTACAGTGACAGACTAAATTCAGCGAGTAATCTGGTTTGTTCGTTTGAAAATtgtgtgaaatgtggaattGTAATTTCTTTCATCATCGCTAAGACAGACAACTATGTATTTTCCtgtatcttaaaataaaaaaggttttgagaAATGAATGACTGGATCATCTCAGAACacaattttaagtttaatttcctacaaaatacaaatgaaatgaaataacacagaatgtttaattatttttacagctcTGTAAATGGGTCTTTACAAACACTTAACTAGCTTTTACAGACCCTTAGTGTTGTTATTACACATGTGCAAGTGAGCTTTAGGTGTAGGTTTAAGGGAAAGAGGTGGGTCCAGAGGTCCAACAAGCAGCTTAAACAAATGACCTTCCGTAGGTTTTACCACAGTGTAGCATTGTCATGAACCAGAAAACGGAATGGAACCATCTCTAACGTGGTTTGATACCTGTCAATACCAGGTTGTACAGAATCCAGCACTaatcatctttttcttttgcaccATGTTTTAAGATACGTGTAAATGCTACATAGTTGAAGTTGCCTTTCTTGTCAATTGGGGCCTCGCGGAAGAGCTCGTCCACTTCTTCATCTGTGAACCTGTCTCCCATCGTAGTGAGCAGCTCCCGCAGGTACTCTTCCTGGATTATACCTGTGGGGGGAGACATTTTTGATTCATACCAAGCTACAGATATTAGCATTTCAACAAATGCACCAAATTAAGTCCACTTGTCAATAAACTAAAACTTCCTCTGTAAGGACTTAGAACCAGGTTGTGTGACATGTTTCTCGATGTTAATCATTTTTTCCCctattttttatgtaataaaatgcTTTCATTGACATTTTGATCTTGTGgcaaatttcaatatttttttttaggtaatgTTTATATTGAAAGATCAAATACATCATGTATACAAACTGTCTTCTGAGCAATGTCTCTATTTTTAAAAGCTATCAACTCTCCTATTAACTCCAACGATAGGTCAGTTTGAAAGGTACTGTAGGTTAGGATGAGGGAATGGTGTCGCATTGGTAAAGAGAACTGCATTCGAACCACTGTAccattaaataaaactttgcaGCTGTCTTACCTGTACCTTCCTCATCAAAGCAGGCAAAAGCATTACGGATCACATCTTCAGGATCTGTGCCATTCAGTTTCTCTCCAAACATGGTCAGGAACATAGTAAAGTTTATTGGACCTGGTGCTTCATTCATCATGGCCTCCAGGTAATCGTCTGTGGGGTTCTTACCTGGGAGAAGAAATGTTCAGGACGATGAGGGCTGAATATACTGGCTCTCGCCTAAAACTCATGCTGGATACATACATTGGATAAATTTTTGGGGTTCGTTATATATCCACATCAATCTAAAATTGTAATCAATTTTAATTCTTCTCGATAGCTGATAGTAAAGTGTTAttattgtcacttttttttatttattaaaggaactgaactgaAGTTTTAAGAGAAATAttgaaatgtgtaaataattatattatgtCTACCTAATGAAGCCAACATGTCATGAAGGTCTTCTTTGTCAATAAAGCCATCCCTGTTTTGGTCGATCATGTTGAAAGCCTCTTTAAACTCCTGGATTTGGGACTGATCAAACATAGCAAACACATTGGAGGTGGCACGCTGAGGACGCTTCTTGGTGTTCTTCCCCTTTGCTCTTTTGCTCGACATGTTTGTAGCCAGCAGTTCCTCCCCTCCTGTAGTACAAATGATATCAAGACTGTAAACTTGAcaatatgattttaaatattttaattcaaCCCCTTCAATAAAAAAGTGCTGTTTTAAGACATCCTTGTTCTCATGCTGGTGTTTATTACAAGATCTACGTTTGAGAATCTATACCAGCAAATGGATATGTGTGTCTGACTTGATTATTTATTCAACACaaaacagaggagagaaaactaaaaacattcaAAGGGACAGTAAAGATAGCTTAACTAGCAATACTGAGCAAAGGTTGATATTGTAAATCAAATTATCGTTGTGAAATGTGGGCAGACTTCCATATTTGTAAAACCTTtataatatttatgaaaattaaataaatactatatTCTCCATCCAGACTGCCATAAGTCAGGTCTAGTTTTTGAAAACCCAAATTTCAACTGCACCTTATTAACAAGCAGATTGAAGTAACAGTTTGAAACACCATTTTGGATGCAGGAGACCTTCATCCTatttgtgtacacacaaacacacaaaaggctGTTTTCACTGCTTTCCCCCTCATCCAGATCACAGCTGACCTATACTAGATAAAAACCACTTCCACTTGTCAAAACTTGAACACACTGCCTA
Encoded here:
- the myl12.2 gene encoding myosin, light chain 12, genome duplicate 2 isoform X2; this encodes MSSKRAKGKNTKKRPQRATSNVFAMFDQSQIQEFKEAFNMIDQNRDGFIDKEDLHDMLASLGKNPTDDYLEAMMNEAPGPINFTMFLTMFGEKLNGTDPEDVIRNAFACFDEEGTGIIQEEYLRELLTTMGDRFTDEEVDELFREAPSAGFCTTWY
- the myl12.2 gene encoding myosin, light chain 12, genome duplicate 2 isoform X1, which encodes MSSKRAKGKNTKKRPQRATSNVFAMFDQSQIQEFKEAFNMIDQNRDGFIDKEDLHDMLASLGKNPTDDYLEAMMNEAPGPINFTMFLTMFGEKLNGTDPEDVIRNAFACFDEEGTGIIQEEYLRELLTTMGDRFTDEEVDELFREAPIDKKGNFNYVAFTRILKHGAKEKDD